A stretch of DNA from Jiangella alba:
ACGACCGTCACACCCTTGCGCCCGACCTCGATGCGACCCGCCAGCGCCAGGTCGACGAGCAGCGCGCCGCCGAGCGAGTAGTGCAGGGTGCCGGCACCGGCCGGGCTGCCGCTCTCGTCGTCGAGCAGGAGCAGCATGACGTCCTCGACGATGAGCAGATCCATCCCACACCCCGTTAGTACACTGTGCCAACCCGTGATCGCACGGTAGCACGGTGGTGGAGGTGAGCCGGCCTGAACGAGCGACGGGAGCAGATCGTCCGCGCCGCGCGCGAGGTCATCGCCGAGAAGGGGACGGCCGGCTTCAGCGTGCGCGCGGTGGCCGCGCGGGCCGGCATCGGCGCCAGCACGCTGCGCTATTACTTCCCGTCGCAGCGCGACCTCTACGAGGCGGTCTTCGGCGCCGCGTTCGACGCCACGCTGCTCGACCTGCGCATCCACGACACCTCCGTCCCGCCCGCCGAACGGCTGGCCGAGTGCCTGGCGCAGCTGCTGCCCCCGGCGCCGCCGCTCGAGCAGGCGGTCGAGCGCTGGCTGGACGTCATCACGGCGACGTTCGGGCCCGGCGGTGCGCCGGAGGCGAGGCTCGCGTGGTCGGCCGTGTCGCGGCGGGCGCGGTCCCGGGTGACGGCGTGGCTGGCGGCGCTCGCGGCGGAGGGTGCGCTGACGGGAGACGTGGCGGCGGTGGAACGGCGTGCGCGGCTGCTGCTCACGGTCGTGGACGGCCTCGCGCTGGGACGGTTGGTGCCGATCGAACGGCTGGACGAGTCGCAGGAACGCTCCGTGCTCGACGACGCGGTCGCCGCCGTGCTCCGCTGAGCGTGCCGGCGTCCCCGACGCTTTCGCTGCTGCGGCCGTGCTCCGCTGTGCGTGCCGGCGTTCCCCGCCGGTCCGCTGCTGCGGCCGTGCTCGGTTGGGGGTGTGGCCGTGCTCCGCTGTGCGTGCGGCGTCCCCGCCGCTTTCGCTGCTGCGGCCATGCTCCGCCGGGATGCGGCCGTGCTACGCTGAGCGTGCCGGCTCCCGTCGCTTCACGGCCGCGGGCTCCTCGTCGCGCCCTTCCTGACGCGGCCGCTTCGTCACTGCGGCGCGTCGCCGCGCCTCTCGTCCCGACGCTGCGGAGGCCGCCGCGCGCCGTCCGTCAACTCTCCTCACCTCGTCGCCGGGCGGCGAGTCCGGCCCGTTAGGGTCGTGGGGTGCTGAGAGTCGGGCTGACGGGTGGGATCGGGGCCGGGAAGTCGGTGGTGGCGCGCCGGCTGGCCGAGCGGGGAGCGACGGTCGTCGACGCGGACGTCATCGCGCGCGAGGTGGTCGAGCCGGGCACACCGGGACTGGCCGCCGTCGTCGAGGAGTTCGGACCCGGCGTCCTGACGCCCGACGGCGCGCTGGACCGGCCGGCGCTCGGGAAGATCGTCTTCGCCGACGACGACCGCCGGGCCGCGCTGAACGCGATCGTCCACCCGCTGGTCGGCCGCCGTCGCCAGGAGTTGGTCGCCGCCGCGGGGCCGGACGCCGTCGTCGTCGAGGACATCCCACTGCTGGTCGAGAACGGGCTGGCCACCGGATTTCCGCTGGTCATCGTCGTGCACGCGACGGAGGAAGAGCGGCTGCGGCGGCTGGTCGACGACCGCGGCATGACACCGGCCGACGCGCTGGCGCGGATCCGGTCGCAGGCCACCGACGAGCAGCGGCGCGCCGCGGCGGACGTCTGGCTGGACAACTCCGGCGCGCTTGTGGATATCGAGGCCGCCGTCGACGCCCTGTGGACGGAGCGCCTGGCGCCGTTCGAGGAGCACCTGCGGACCCGGACCGCCGCGCCCCGTTCGCCGCACGCCGTCGTCGTCGAGCCGGACCCGACGTGGGCGGTGCAGGGGGAGCGGCTGCTGGGGCGCATCCGGCGCGTGGCGGGGGACCGGCTGATCCGGTCGGACCATCATGGCTCGACGTCGGTGCCCGGGCTGCCGGCGAAGGACGTGATCGACGTGCAGTTGGTCGTCGCGGACCTGGCGACGGCGGAGGAGGTCGCCGGCGAGCTGGCCGAGGTCGGCCTCGTCCGGCGGCCGGACCGCTGGTGGGACGTCGATCGCGACGGCGTCGAGCGCGACAAGGTGCTGGCCGGCAACGCCGATCCCGGCCGCGCCGTCAACTGCCACATCCGCCCCGTCACGTCGCCCTCGTGGCGCGACGGCCTGCTGCTGCGCGACTGGCTGCGGGCGCACCCGGACGCCGTCGCCGAGTATGCGGCGCTCAAGCGCGACCTCGCCGCCCAGCCGCACGGCTCCGTCGACGAGTACGCGGAACGCAAGACGCCGTGGATCAACGCCTCCCTCACCCGAGCCGACGCCTGGGCGGAGGAGGTCGGCTGGGACGTGTGACGGTGCACCCGACCTGACGGACGGAAGTCGCGCCGCCGTTGCGCCGTGGTAGGTATGACCCTCCCCGTTCGGGTGGGTGGCCCACCCTACGGGCGGGCACCGACAACGTCGCGCCGCGAGCGCCGGCTGCTCGGCGAGACGAACCCCGGCGGCCGGGTACGGCGAACCGCGTCCGGCGCGAGCACGAGTCGCCCTTGGCGATGGCGCAGCCGATCTGACGACGGGAGTGGCGCCGCCGTTGCGCCGTGGTAGGTATGACCCTCCCCGTTCGGGTGGGTGGCCCACCCTACGGGTGGGCGCCGACAACGTCGCGCCGCGAACGCCGACTGCCCGGCGAGGCGAACTCCGGCGGCCGGGCACGGCGAACGGACGGAGCACGGCCGCCCACGACCGTCCGTTCGCTGCGACTACGCGCCCGGCGCTGCGACTACGCGCCCGGCGGCGCGACCCCGGGCTGCGGCCAGACGCCCGAAGGACCGTCCGCCATCGAACCGGCACCGTCGGTCGCGCCGCCGAAGAGGCTGCGGGTCAGGGCCTCCGAGTCGCTCAGCATCTCGTCCAGTGCGACGGAGAGGTCGTCGTCGCCGGGTGGGTGGCCGGCGGAGGCGGCGGTGAGGACGGCGCGGCGCATCAGTTCCTTCGCGAACGACGCCGTCGTGCCGTCGGCGCGCTCGGCGGCGGCGTCCAGCGCGGCCGCCGAGAACGGCAGATCGCGCGCGTACAGCCGGTTCAGCCGTCGCCGGGCGGCGGCGTCGGGCAGCGGGATCTCGGCGGCGAGGTCGACCCGGCCGGGCCGCTGGGCGAGGGCGGGCTCGAGCAGGTCGGCGCGGTTGGTGGTGAGGACGAACGCGACGTCGGCGTCGGCGGCGAGGCCGTCGAGCGCGTCGAGGGCCTCGAACAACAGCGGCTGCGGCCCGCCGGAGAGGGTGCGGTCCTCGGCGATCAGGTCGCAGTCCTCCAACACGACGACGGCCGGCTCGAGCGCGCGGGCGGTCTCGGCGGCCACCTGGACCAGCCGCAGCGACCGCCCGGACAACACGATGACCGTGGTGCCGGGGCTGACGGCCATGAGGTAGCGGACGGTGTGCGTCTTGCCGGTGCCGGGCGGCCCGAAGAGCAGCACCCCGCGCTTGAGGTGCTGGCCGGCGGCCCGCAGCGCGTCGCGGTGGCGGGCGATGCCGGTGAGGTGTCGCTCGATGCGGGCGAGCACGCCGTCGGGCAGGACGACGTCGCCGGCGGTGAGGGTGGGGCGGCGCAGGAACGTGACGTCGCCGTTGCTGGCGCCGAACTCGGCCGGCGCGAACGTGACGACCTGCCCGCGCAGCACGCTGCGCTCGGCCATGAGCAGGTGCAACTCGTCGAGGAAGGCGGGGACGACGGCGTCGGACGCGGCCAGCACCTCCAGCTCGGGCTGCTCGCGCCCGAACTGCGGCTGGGCGTCGCGCTGCAGGACGACCAGCCCGACGCCGTCGTAGGTGAGCAGGTGCAGGCCGAACGCGACGACCTGACGGCTGGTGTCGGGGCCGGTGGGGACGCGCGCGTAGTCGACCGGGCCGACGGGGAAGACGCCGTGGATGCCGGCGTTCTCGATGATCTCGGCCAGTGAGGAGTGCCGCCGGGCCATGCCGCCGCCGACGCCGATGAGGCGGCGCCCGCCGTGGCGGCCGGCGAGGGCCTCCAGCGCGACGTCGGCGTCGGCGTAGCGCAGCGACGAGACCTGCTCGGTGACGACCGGAAGGGACCGGGGCGCGACGCCCAGGTGCTCCTGGAGGACCGGGAGCAGCGGCTGGACCGGGTCGGACTCGTCGCGCACCTGGTGCACGACCTCGGCGAGAAAGGTGCGGAACGTGGTCACGAACCTGCGGGTTTCGTCGTCCATCGCTGTGAGCGTAGCCGTACCCCCGGACCTTGTCGGTGGCAGCGCATACCGTTGTTCTCATGCGCGCGGCTAGTGAAATCTCCCGGGTGGTGGCGCCCTTCGAGGTCGTCAGTGAGTGGGAGCCGTCCGGAGACCAGCCGGCGGCCATCGACGACCTCGAGCGGCGGATCCGTGCGGGCGACAAAGACACCGTCCTGCTCGGCGCCACCGGCACGGGCAAGAGCGCCACCACGGCCTGGCTGGTCGAGCGGCTGCAGCGGCCCACGCTGGTCATGGTGCCGAACAAGACGCTGGCGGCCCAGTTCGCCAACGAACTGCGCGAGATGTTCCCGAACAACGCGGTCGAGTACTTCGTCTCCTACTACGACTACTACCAGCCCGAGGCGTACGTCCCGCAGAGCGACACCTACATCGAGAAGGACTCCTCCATCAACGAGGAGGTCGAGCGGCTCCGGCACTCGGCTACGTGGTCGCTGCTGACCAGGCGCGACGTCATCGTGGTGGCCACGGTGTCGTGCATCTACGGCCTGGGCTCGGCCGACGAGTACCTCCACCGCATGGTGCACCTCAAGGTCGGCGACGAGAAGAACCGCGAGGGGCTGCTGCGCGAGCTGGTCGACGTCCAGTACACGAGGAACGACCAGAACCTCACCCGTGGCACGTTCCGGGTGCGCGGCGACACCCTCGAGATCATCCCGATGTACGACGAGCTGGCCGTGCGGGTCGAGTTCTTCGGCGACGAGATCGAGCGCATCATGACCATGCACCCGCTCACCGGCGAGGTCATGCGCGAGGAGCAGGAGACGTACGTCGCGCCGGCCACCCACTACGTGTCCGGCCGCGACCGCATGGAACGCGCCATCGGCAGCATCGAGGCCGAGCTCGAGGAGCGGCTGGCCGAGTTCGAGCGGCAGGGCAAGCTGCTCGAGGCCCAGCGGCTGCGCATGCGCACCACCTACGACATCGAGATGATGCGCGAGGTCGGGTTCACGTCCGGCATCGAGAACTACTCGCGGCACATGGACGACCGCGCGCCCGGGTCGGCGCCGAACTGCCTGCTCGACTACTTCCCCGACGACTTCCTGCTGGTCATCGACGAGTCGCACGTCACCGTCCCGCAGATCGGCGGCATGTACGAGGGTGACATGAGCCGCAAGCGCACCCTCGTCGACCACGGGTTCCGGCTGCCCAGCGCCATGGACAACCGGCCGCTGCGGTTCGAGGAGTTCCTCGAGCGCATCGGCCAGACGGTGTACCTCTCGGCCACGCCCGGCCCGTACGAGATGGAGAAGGTCGACTCCGTCGTCGAGCAGATCATCCGGCCGACCGGCCTGGTCGACCCCGAGGTCGTGGTCAAGGCCACGAAGGGCCAGATCGACGACCTCATCCACGAGATCCGGCTTCGGGTCGAGCGCGACGAGCGGGTCCTCGTCACCACGCTCACCAAGAAGATGGCCGAAGACCTCACCGACTACCTGCTCGAACGCGGCATCCAGGTGCGCTACCTGCACAGTGAGGTCGACACCCTGCGCCGGGTCGAACTGCTGCGCGAACTGCGCGTCGGCGAGTTCGACGTGCTCGTCGGCATCAACCTGCTCCGCGAGGGCCTCGACCTGCCGGAGGTGTCGCTGGTCAGCATCCTCGACGCCGACAAGGAAGGGTTCCTCCGGTCCGGCACGTCGCTGATCCAGACCATCGGCCGCGCCGCCCGCAACGTGTCCGGCCAGGTGCACATGTACGCCGACACCATCACGCCGTCCATGCAGAACGCCATCGAAGAGACCAACCGGCGGCGCGAGAAGCAGGTCGCCTACAACCGCGAGCACGGCATCGACCCCACCCCGTTGCGCAAGCGCATCAGCGACATCACCCAGATGCTGGCCCGCGAGGACGCCGACACCGAGGCGCTCATCGGCGGGTCCGGGCGGGCCGCCAGCCGCGGCAAGTCGCCGGTGCCGGGTGTGCGCGCGAGTGTCGGCAGCGCCGGCAAGCACGCCGCCGACCTGGCGGGCATGCCCGCCGCCGACCTCGCTGGCCTCATCCAGCAGCTCAGCGACCAGATGCACGCCGCGGCGGCCGAGCTGCAGTTCGAGCTGGCGGCCCGGCTGCGCGACGAGATCTCGGAGCTGAAGAAGGAGCTGCGCGGCATGCACGAGGCCGGCGTCGGCTGACCCCGCGACGGCCGGGTGCGGCTGACGTGGCGGCCGGGGACGCGACGGGGGCAGGGCGGTGGCGCGTGGCCATGGTGCGGGCGGGTGTGTGGCTGGGCAGGGCGGTGGCGCGTGGCCATGGTGCGGGCGGGTGTGTGGCTGGGCAGGGCGGTGGCGCGTGGCCATGCCGCGGGGGGGTGTGTGGCTGGGCAGGGCGGTGGCGCGTGGCCATGCCGCGGGGCGGGTGTGTGGCTGGGCAGGGCGGTGGCGCGTGGCCATGCGGCGGGGCGGGTGAGCGGCCGGGCCCGGTGGGGCGTCGTCGCGGCTCGTGAGTGGCGTCGCCGTGTCGGCAACAGCGACGCCACCCCGATCGGTGCGCCGGCGGCCGGCCGATAGGGTGTCCGGCGACACGACACCATCCGTGGGGAGGCCCGCACCCATGAGCGGCGCCAGGCGCTGATGCTCACCGTTCTGGGCGCGTCCGACGACGAGGACCGGGTCTACGGGCAGCTTGTGTCCGTGGTCTCCGCGACGGCAGCCGAGCTCGCGGCGGTCACCGGGCTCGGCGCCGGGGCGGTCGACACCGCGCTCGAACGGCTGGAGGCGCGCGGACTGGCCGGCCGGACCGCCGATGCGCCGGTGCGGTTCGTCGCTGCGTCGCCAGGCGTCGTCGAGGCGATGATCGCCGAGCGGCTGAGCGAGCTCCGCTCGGCGCAGCAGACGCTGGACCGGCTGGTCGCCCAGCACCGCAGCAACGCGCTGACCAGGGAGGCATCGGGGGTCTTCGAGATCGTCCGGGGCGCGGAGGCGCTGCGCCAGACGGCGATGAACCTGTTCGCCGCCGCCCGGTTCCAGGTGCTCAACCTCGTGAAGCCACCGATCATCGCCGTCCGCAGCGAAGAGGGCGTGCAGCCCGGCCCGTCGGTGCGCGGCCGGACGGTGTTCGAGACCGAGGCGCTGGAGACCCAAGGCGCGTTGCAGGCGGTCCGCGCCGGGCTGCGCGACGGCGACCAGGTTCGCGTGCACACCAGGCTCCCGGTGAAGATGCTGGTCATCGACCGGTCGGTGGCCATGCTGCCGATGGCGCGCGACGACACCACGCCGGTCGGCGTGCTGATCCGCCGCGGCGCCGTGCTGGACGCGCTGCTCGAGTTGTTCGACTTCGTGTGGGCGACCGCCATCCCGCTGCACGTCGACAGCGAGAACTCCCCGCCGCCACG
This window harbors:
- a CDS encoding TetR/AcrR family transcriptional regulator, yielding MVRAAREVIAEKGTAGFSVRAVAARAGIGASTLRYYFPSQRDLYEAVFGAAFDATLLDLRIHDTSVPPAERLAECLAQLLPPAPPLEQAVERWLDVITATFGPGGAPEARLAWSAVSRRARSRVTAWLAALAAEGALTGDVAAVERRARLLLTVVDGLALGRLVPIERLDESQERSVLDDAVAAVLR
- a CDS encoding helix-turn-helix domain-containing protein, giving the protein MLTVLGASDDEDRVYGQLVSVVSATAAELAAVTGLGAGAVDTALERLEARGLAGRTADAPVRFVAASPGVVEAMIAERLSELRSAQQTLDRLVAQHRSNALTREASGVFEIVRGAEALRQTAMNLFAAARFQVLNLVKPPIIAVRSEEGVQPGPSVRGRTVFETEALETQGALQAVRAGLRDGDQVRVHTRLPVKMLVIDRSVAMLPMARDDTTPVGVLIRRGAVLDALLELFDFVWATAIPLHVDSENSPPPREPFLDPDERRLLSLLLSGLTDEAIAAHRGTSTRTVQRKVQALMNRAQVRTRMQLAWEASRRGWV
- the uvrB gene encoding excinuclease ABC subunit UvrB, whose amino-acid sequence is MRAASEISRVVAPFEVVSEWEPSGDQPAAIDDLERRIRAGDKDTVLLGATGTGKSATTAWLVERLQRPTLVMVPNKTLAAQFANELREMFPNNAVEYFVSYYDYYQPEAYVPQSDTYIEKDSSINEEVERLRHSATWSLLTRRDVIVVATVSCIYGLGSADEYLHRMVHLKVGDEKNREGLLRELVDVQYTRNDQNLTRGTFRVRGDTLEIIPMYDELAVRVEFFGDEIERIMTMHPLTGEVMREEQETYVAPATHYVSGRDRMERAIGSIEAELEERLAEFERQGKLLEAQRLRMRTTYDIEMMREVGFTSGIENYSRHMDDRAPGSAPNCLLDYFPDDFLLVIDESHVTVPQIGGMYEGDMSRKRTLVDHGFRLPSAMDNRPLRFEEFLERIGQTVYLSATPGPYEMEKVDSVVEQIIRPTGLVDPEVVVKATKGQIDDLIHEIRLRVERDERVLVTTLTKKMAEDLTDYLLERGIQVRYLHSEVDTLRRVELLRELRVGEFDVLVGINLLREGLDLPEVSLVSILDADKEGFLRSGTSLIQTIGRAARNVSGQVHMYADTITPSMQNAIEETNRRREKQVAYNREHGIDPTPLRKRISDITQMLAREDADTEALIGGSGRAASRGKSPVPGVRASVGSAGKHAADLAGMPAADLAGLIQQLSDQMHAAAAELQFELAARLRDEISELKKELRGMHEAGVG
- a CDS encoding AAA family ATPase, producing MDDETRRFVTTFRTFLAEVVHQVRDESDPVQPLLPVLQEHLGVAPRSLPVVTEQVSSLRYADADVALEALAGRHGGRRLIGVGGGMARRHSSLAEIIENAGIHGVFPVGPVDYARVPTGPDTSRQVVAFGLHLLTYDGVGLVVLQRDAQPQFGREQPELEVLAASDAVVPAFLDELHLLMAERSVLRGQVVTFAPAEFGASNGDVTFLRRPTLTAGDVVLPDGVLARIERHLTGIARHRDALRAAGQHLKRGVLLFGPPGTGKTHTVRYLMAVSPGTTVIVLSGRSLRLVQVAAETARALEPAVVVLEDCDLIAEDRTLSGGPQPLLFEALDALDGLAADADVAFVLTTNRADLLEPALAQRPGRVDLAAEIPLPDAAARRRLNRLYARDLPFSAAALDAAAERADGTTASFAKELMRRAVLTAASAGHPPGDDDLSVALDEMLSDSEALTRSLFGGATDGAGSMADGPSGVWPQPGVAPPGA
- the coaE gene encoding dephospho-CoA kinase, which codes for MLRVGLTGGIGAGKSVVARRLAERGATVVDADVIAREVVEPGTPGLAAVVEEFGPGVLTPDGALDRPALGKIVFADDDRRAALNAIVHPLVGRRRQELVAAAGPDAVVVEDIPLLVENGLATGFPLVIVVHATEEERLRRLVDDRGMTPADALARIRSQATDEQRRAAADVWLDNSGALVDIEAAVDALWTERLAPFEEHLRTRTAAPRSPHAVVVEPDPTWAVQGERLLGRIRRVAGDRLIRSDHHGSTSVPGLPAKDVIDVQLVVADLATAEEVAGELAEVGLVRRPDRWWDVDRDGVERDKVLAGNADPGRAVNCHIRPVTSPSWRDGLLLRDWLRAHPDAVAEYAALKRDLAAQPHGSVDEYAERKTPWINASLTRADAWAEEVGWDV